One window from the genome of Paraneptunicella aestuarii encodes:
- a CDS encoding GGDEF domain-containing protein has translation MPAKSIEKLNEAFGEHIVNYVSDILKPKAESIAATFYRELSHEAESSFFLDNEKVEKQLKFSFTRWAETIFSLKKDFDKEGFYQLHNDIGTIHARIGVPMELVDYGMQIVKDYSFQLYLNSADNKYHAEGVVYINKLLDACLSVINQSYVNRSMVDERNAQALRLKMASSDLSLECERIRSEMIAWSREIITFYASGNISAMRAIADVRHTNCGLWFVHKAGLYFPDSPELEQIGALLDDINGYVQARFVMEECQCNEQAGVVINGLNVKVNEVCWLLEQVSDKNSKETNSKDPLTQLLSRRFVDGIFKREIALCEKQKERFGLLMIDIDNFKLVNDTYGHQVGDRVLRDVSSNILHNVRPTDFCFRYGGEEILVLLSAVDKQGVLQKAEQIRQCIESHITCISEHKSLRVTVSIGVAVYDGHPDYQHTINEADMNLYRAKNNGKNMTVAA, from the coding sequence ATGCCAGCCAAATCTATTGAAAAATTGAATGAAGCGTTTGGGGAACATATCGTCAACTACGTTTCTGATATTTTAAAGCCCAAAGCCGAGTCAATCGCTGCTACTTTCTATCGTGAACTAAGTCATGAGGCTGAATCTTCCTTTTTTCTGGATAACGAGAAAGTCGAGAAGCAACTTAAGTTCTCTTTTACCCGATGGGCAGAAACTATCTTTAGCTTAAAGAAGGATTTTGATAAGGAAGGGTTTTATCAACTCCATAATGACATTGGTACTATCCACGCTCGAATCGGTGTGCCAATGGAACTGGTTGATTATGGTATGCAAATTGTGAAGGATTACAGTTTTCAACTATATCTCAATTCTGCGGACAACAAGTACCACGCCGAAGGCGTTGTATACATCAACAAGCTACTTGATGCCTGCCTGTCGGTGATTAATCAAAGCTATGTTAACCGTTCTATGGTTGATGAACGTAATGCCCAAGCACTGCGTTTAAAAATGGCTTCTTCTGATTTGTCTCTTGAGTGTGAGCGTATTCGCTCTGAAATGATTGCCTGGAGTCGTGAGATTATTACCTTTTACGCTTCCGGGAATATCTCTGCTATGAGAGCCATTGCTGATGTTCGACATACCAATTGTGGTTTGTGGTTTGTGCATAAGGCTGGCCTTTACTTCCCCGATTCGCCTGAGCTGGAACAGATAGGCGCGCTATTGGATGATATCAACGGTTATGTGCAAGCCAGATTTGTCATGGAGGAATGTCAGTGTAATGAACAGGCTGGTGTTGTCATCAATGGCCTGAACGTTAAGGTGAACGAGGTATGTTGGTTGTTGGAACAGGTTTCCGACAAAAACAGCAAGGAAACCAATTCGAAAGATCCGCTGACTCAGCTACTTAGTCGTCGATTTGTTGATGGCATATTCAAACGTGAAATTGCGCTATGTGAAAAGCAAAAAGAACGATTTGGCTTGCTGATGATCGACATCGACAATTTTAAACTGGTCAATGATACCTACGGGCATCAGGTAGGTGACAGGGTGTTGCGCGATGTGTCGAGCAATATATTACATAATGTACGACCAACCGATTTTTGCTTCCGTTATGGTGGCGAAGAAATTCTGGTTTTGCTCAGTGCGGTAGACAAGCAAGGTGTGTTGCAAAAAGCAGAACAGATTAGGCAATGTATCGAGTCTCATATTACTTGCATATCGGAACATAAATCGTTGCGAGTGACTGTCAGTATTGGTGTCGCTGTGTATGATGGTCATCCCGATTATCAACATACTATCAACGAAGCTGATATGAATTTGTACCGAGCCAAGAATAACGGTAAAAATATGACGGTTGCGGCCTGA
- a CDS encoding efflux RND transporter periplasmic adaptor subunit, with amino-acid sequence MKEKLIKIGVPFAILFLGVMAAAGMVSATANKDSEEKAPPSPPLVNVATVVPEQYQVNIDAWGELRPKEMTQLSSFVTGEVVAIHEAFKLGGLVKQGDVLVNIDDADYRAALSDAESNLAAAQSNLEQEIAAAEVAKEEWSTVSKDKITALALRKPQVLSAKARVKSAEAALARAQRNLERCKVKAPYDALVVSRNIGLGQVVNQGSVLGEVYNVESAEITLPIAGFDMPFLPHITDTFKAELEVVGGSGVTRSVNIDRDAGLINSKTRMSSLIAVLDDPYGLRNQVTPVKFGSYVKVTIPGAVLDNVVVIAQEAVTNKRVWLLDESNQLFERDVTILREEGERLLIGAGLKAGERLVTHAPEFPREGMKVTPSEGNDTVAQVN; translated from the coding sequence ATGAAAGAAAAATTGATCAAAATTGGGGTGCCATTCGCCATATTGTTCTTGGGTGTGATGGCGGCGGCAGGCATGGTCTCTGCAACTGCTAATAAGGATAGTGAAGAGAAGGCTCCGCCTTCTCCGCCATTGGTGAATGTGGCAACTGTCGTGCCTGAACAATATCAAGTGAATATTGATGCCTGGGGTGAGTTACGTCCCAAGGAAATGACACAACTATCCAGCTTTGTTACCGGAGAAGTGGTAGCCATTCACGAAGCCTTTAAATTGGGTGGGTTAGTCAAACAAGGCGATGTACTGGTCAATATTGACGATGCCGATTATCGCGCCGCATTAAGTGATGCCGAATCCAACCTTGCTGCTGCGCAGTCTAATTTGGAGCAAGAAATTGCCGCAGCAGAAGTGGCCAAAGAAGAATGGTCTACTGTTTCCAAAGATAAAATTACCGCTCTGGCGCTGCGCAAACCGCAAGTGCTAAGCGCTAAAGCGCGTGTCAAATCGGCCGAAGCAGCACTTGCCCGAGCGCAGAGAAATCTTGAACGTTGCAAGGTGAAAGCGCCTTATGATGCTTTGGTTGTGTCTCGTAACATTGGCTTGGGTCAAGTAGTGAATCAGGGCAGTGTGCTTGGTGAAGTCTACAACGTAGAAAGTGCCGAGATTACCTTGCCTATCGCGGGTTTTGATATGCCCTTTTTGCCTCATATTACCGATACCTTCAAGGCCGAGTTGGAAGTTGTTGGTGGAAGCGGGGTGACTCGATCGGTAAATATCGATCGGGATGCAGGATTAATCAATAGCAAAACCCGTATGAGCAGTTTAATCGCTGTGCTGGACGATCCTTATGGCCTGAGAAATCAGGTGACGCCTGTGAAATTTGGTAGCTATGTCAAAGTCACTATCCCTGGTGCGGTATTAGACAATGTGGTGGTTATTGCTCAGGAAGCCGTAACAAATAAACGAGTCTGGCTACTGGACGAGAGCAATCAATTGTTTGAGCGTGATGTCACCATCCTGAGAGAAGAAGGTGAGCGTTTACTAATAGGCGCAGGGTTAAAGGCGGGAGAACGTTTGGTTACTCATGCCCCTGAATTTCCCAGAGAGGGAATGAAAGTGACGCCTTCTGAGGGCAATGACACAGTTGCGCAGGTGAATTAG